One window of the Arthrobacter sp. zg-Y919 genome contains the following:
- a CDS encoding molybdenum cofactor biosynthesis protein MoaE has protein sequence MNTSEVIHAAVSAEPLNSADAERAAWSPDCGAVVLFSGIVRNHDDGKSVTALGYSSHPTAQSVLDSVANGIAAKYDGIRIWVAHRTGDLEIGDAALVAAVASAHRGTAFAACSELVDTIKANVPIWKEQGFTDGSTEWVGVSDRP, from the coding sequence GTGAACACTAGCGAAGTCATCCACGCGGCGGTTTCCGCCGAACCGCTGAACAGTGCCGACGCCGAACGCGCCGCCTGGTCCCCGGACTGCGGTGCAGTGGTGCTCTTCAGCGGCATTGTGCGCAACCACGACGACGGCAAGTCCGTCACCGCCCTGGGGTACAGCTCCCACCCCACCGCCCAGTCCGTGCTGGACTCGGTCGCCAACGGGATTGCCGCCAAGTATGACGGCATCCGGATCTGGGTGGCACACCGCACCGGAGACCTGGAGATCGGCGACGCCGCCCTGGTGGCGGCCGTCGCCTCGGCCCACCGCGGCACGGCGTTTGCCGCCTGCAGCGAGCTGGTGGACACCATCAAGGCGAATGTACCCATCTGGAAGGAGCAGGGGTTCACGGACGGCAGCACCGAGTGGGTAGGCGTCAGCGACCGGCCCTGA